Below is a genomic region from Myxococcus fulvus.
CAGATCTCCCTCAACGTCTTCGTGCTACCGCTGTTCGAGAAGCGGCTGCTCGGCTCCTGGTTCGGCACGGCGGATGTGCACCGCGACATGCCCCGGCTGCTGGACCTCTACAAGCAGAAGAAGCTCAAGCTGGATGAGCTGGTGACGACGACCTACAAGCTGGACCAGCTCGACCAGGCCTTCACGGACATGAAGAACGGAGTGAATGCACGGGGCGTGGTCCTGTTCTGAGGAACGTGCCGCTCTCGCGAAGAGCGAGGTAGGCTCGACGGATATGCCTTCTTCCGTCGAAGCCATCCTCGCCCAGTGGGACCAGGCCGCTGAGGACTATGTCTTCCCCATGCTGGACAATGGGTACGTGTATCCGGTGGACACCCGCCTGCATGTCTTCGCGGATGCCGAGCAGTGGGCGCTGGTCATCGAGGTCGTTGGCTACTCACCTCGTGCCTTGGCGCTGGACAACGCGCTTCATTTCTATGGTGAGCCGTTGAACCGGCAGCCGGGGCCAGCGAACTCGGACATTTTCTATCCCGTGGAGGGAGTCCTCGTGAATGCCGACAATCCAGAGCGAGTGATGCCCGGGTTGACGGAGGTGAGCATTCGCGGGCAGACGGTCTCACTTCCTCCCCGCGAAGATCCCGAGAACATCGTCGAGCTCTACCGGAGCCTGGTGCCAGTGCACCGCGACCTGCTCTTCGCCACCGAGGACGAGCTTCGCTCCCGCCTCTCGCCGGGCCTTCCCAAGTTGCTGCAGCTCGAAGCCTGGCATCACCCGGACCTGGCGGGTGAGGAGCGGCCCAGCGGAAGCGAGACCTTCGTCCAGCTTGCTCACGTCATCGCGGCACGTGACGTTTCCTTGTATCGGCCCTCGCGGCAGCCCAATACGCACTGGAAGAACTGGCCGGATGGGGGAACGCTCTAACGCGTCGCGAGCCATCCGGGAGACGCGGTCCGTCTCCCGGTGACTTGCCCGCCTTAGAAGAACACGTGCGTGAACCGAGCGCCGATGAACTGGCTCTTCGTCACGCCCTCGGACGCGGCGACGTCCGGCTGGAACTGGAGCATCAGCGTGGAGGCCTTCTCCAGTCGGATGCCCATCGTCAGCCGCAGCGACTGCACCGTGGTGCTCTTGGCGATCTCCAGCTCACCCGCCGACGTGTCGATGGTGCGCTTGCCCGATGCCTCGACGATGTAGCCCGCGCCCGTGAAGAACGTGGAGGACAGGTCCATGCCCAGGTGGAAGATGCCGCCGAACGACGGCGCCTGGCTCATCACCACCTTCGAGCCACCCTCCGCGCTCGGAATCAGGAACTCGTCGTTGTCCCCCTGGAACGCCACGCTGCCCATCAGCTCCGCCGTGAAGATCTTCTTGAAGCGCTGACCCGCGACCAGCTGCGGACGCACCACCCACCGATTCGCTCCGATGTTCACCAGCCGGTTGCTGTCATAGCTGCCCACCGGCACCGTGACGTACGGCGTGAGCGCGAACCACGTGTGCGTGTTGTCCTCCGCGTTCTGCACCAACCCATATCCAATCGTCGGGATGTACGTCACATCCCCCACGCCCGAGGCGCGCAGCGCCGTCTTCGGTCCCGAGGGCGACGCCGGGTTGCCCTGGAACACCGTCACGTCCACCACCGGCAGGCTCAAGTCCAGTGGCACCACCACCAGGTCGCCGAACTTGAGCACGTACGTGGCGCGGAAGGCCGCTTGGAGTTGTGAGAAGTCACGCTCGCCGGACGCGGAGACGTGACGCAGATACATGTTGGTGATGATGCCCCGGTGCGGGACGAAAAATCCCGCCTCGTAGTCTCGCAGGTCCGCCTGCTGGGCCTGAGCCCCGGTGGCCGAGAACAGCACTGCGAACAGGACACTGAGCAGCATGCGCTTCATGGTGATTCCCTCCCTCGAGGAACATCGTCGATACGGTTTGCGTCAGTAACGGAATGGCCAGGCCTGGAAGTACCGGCGGACCCGCAGCCACACGCCGAAGAGCCCCAGGGGCTCGAGCACCAACACCAACACCACCACCAGCGACAGCAGCACCGTCGACTGCTGCGCGGACGTGAGCTGATTCACGAAGGGAATCGCGCCGCCCACCGTCTCCGCCAACGGGCTCAGGAACGTGAACGCGAGCGCGCCGCTGACGGCGCCGAACACCGTGCCCACTCCGCCCAACACAATCATCGCGATGTACTGGATGGAGAGGTTCAAATCGAAGGGCGGCTCCACCGTGATGTATTGCTGCTGGAACGCGAACATCGCCCCCGCGATGCCCGCCAGGAACGACGACACGCCGAACGCCTGCAGCTTCGCCTGCGTCGTCCCCACCCCCAGCACCTCCGCCGCGAGGTCCTGGTCCCTCACCGCCATCATCGCCCTGCCACTGTCCGAGCGCTGGAGGTTCTTCGTCAGCCACACCGTGAACGCGGCGAGCCCGGCGAAGAGGAAGTACAGCTTCCGCTCGAAGCCGAAGCGCACGCCGCCCACGCTCCACGCGGTGCTCATCGACGCCGCCGCGCCTGTCTCATCGCGGAACCACCAGTACATCGGCACCGCCGTCCCGCTCAGCCCGCTCGTCACCTCCGGATACGCCAGCAACACGTGCTGCGTCAGGAACACCAGGCCCAACGTGACGATGGCCAGGTACAGCCCCTTGAGCCGCAGCGCGAACGCGCCAATCACCACGCCCACGAGCGCGGACACAGCTCCCGCCAGCGGCAACGCCAACCAGAACGGCCAGCCCAGCTTCGCGCCGAGCACCGCCGCCGTGTACGCGCCCAGCGCGAGGAAGGCCGCGTGCCCCAGGCTCACCTGTCCCGCGAGCCCCGTGAGCACCATCAGCGACGCGGCGCCCACGATGGCCACCAGCCCCAGGTTGCCCACGGTGAGCCACCGCGTGCTCACCAGCCACGGGTAGCTCAGTCCCACGGCCAGCGTCAGCAGCAGCCCCGCCCGCTGCCACAGGCCGGGAAAGAGCTTCAGGTCGTCCTCGTACCGAATCACCAGGGGGCGCGTTGGCATGATGTCGTCTCGCTCGCGTCGTCAGACGCGGCGCACCTCGTGCTCGCCCCACAGCCCGCGCGGACGCAGGACCAGGAACAGAATCATCGCGGCGTAGGGGAAGACGGCGTGGAAGTTGTGCCCGAAGGCGCCCAGGTGTGGATTCACATACGCCTGCGACAGCACCTCCAAGAGCCCCAGCATGAACGCGGCCACCACCGCGCCCACCACCGACTCCAGCCCTCCGACGATGATGGCGGGGAACGCTCTCAACGCCACGTAGCCCAGGTTCGAATCGACCGAGCGCGGGAACATCCCCAGGAACACGCCGGCCACCGCCGCCGTCGCTCCCGCCAGGAACCACGTGAAGCCGAGCACCCGGCCCACCGGAATCCCCAGCACCAGCGCCACCTCCTGGTTCTCGCTCGCCGCCCGCATCGCCACGCCCAGCGGCGTGCGCTGCACCAGCGCGTGCATCCCCACCAGCACCACCGTCGTCGCGCCCAGGGACACGAGTGAGGACAACAGCACGGTGGCGTTGCCCACCTGCACCTCCGCCATCGCGTCCCACGGCGTGGGCATGCCGCGCGTGTCCGTGCCGAACGCGATGACGATGCCCGCGCGCAGCAGCAGCCCCAGGAACAGCGTCAGGATGATGGTGGTGAAGACGGGGCGCCCCACCATGCGGCGCAGCACCGTGCGCTCCAGGAGCGCGGCCAGGCCGCCGGTGAGACACGCGGACGCAGCGAGCGCCAGCCACCAGGGCAGCACCTCGACGAGCGCCGTCATCAGGAACGCGCCCAGCGCGAGCAGTTCGCCGTGCGCGAAGTTGAAGAGCCGGGAGGCCCGATACACCACGGAGAAGCCCAGGGCGATGAGCGCGTAGCTCGCCCCGAGCGCCAGTCCGGAGATGCCGAGCTGGAGAAGCTGCGTCATTCGCGTGTCCTCGCGTACATCTCTTCCACCAGCTTGGAGTGCAGCTCGAGCACCGCCTTGCGGCGCACCTTGAGGGATGCCGTCACCTCGCCCGCGTCCTGTGTCATCTCGCGCTCGAGCAGTCGGAACGTCCGCACCTGCTCTACGCGCGCCAGCGTCTCGTTCGCGCGTGTGACTTCCTCCTCGATGAGCTTGCGCACCTCGGGCCGCTGCGTGAGGTCCGTGTACGAGGTGAAGGCCAGCTTGCGGCGCAGCGCCCAGTCCGCCACCGTCTCCGGGTCCACCTGCACCAGCGCGGTGACGAAGGGGCGCCGGTCGCCGATGGCCACCGCTTCCTTGATGTATGGGCTGTTCTTCAGTGCGTTCTGGATGCGCTCGGGCGACAGGTTCTTCCCACCCGACGTGATGAGGATTTCGCGCTTGCGGCCGGTGATGCGCAGATACCCGTCCGCGTCGATTTCGCCCAGGTCTCCGGTGCGCAGCCAGCCCTGCGCGTCGCGCACCTCGGCGGTGGCCTCCGGCTTGTTGAGGTAGCCGAGGAACACGTTGCTGCCGCGCACCAGCACCTCGCCGTCCTCGTCCAGCCGGCACTCCACGCCGGGCACGGGACGCCCCACGGTGCCGAGTCGCGTCGCGCCCGGGATGTTGAGGTGGCTGGTGCCCGCGCTCTCCGTCTGCCCGTAGCCCTCGTAGATGCGGACGCCCACGCTGTCGTACCAGGCGAGCAGCTCCGGGGAGATGGGCGCCGCGCCGGAGATGGGGAACCGGCAGCGCCTCAGTCCCAGTCGCTCCTGGAGCGGGCGGTAGACGAGCAAATCGCCCACGCGCCACGCGAGCGCGTCCCACCAGCGCCGCTGACCTGTCCGCTCGCGCTCGCGAATCCCAGCGCCCAGGCGGGTGAAGGTCTCGAACAAGGTGCGCTTGAGCCACGAGGCGTCGCGCATCTTCACCATCACCACCGCGTGCATCTTCTCCCAGATGCGCGGCACGCCCAGGAACACCGTGGGGGACACCTCGGCCACGTCCTGCTGCACCGTCTCCAGCGCCTCGCCGAAGTGGACCTTGCCGCCGACGGCCAGGGGCAACAGCAGGCTGAACAGCTTCTCCGCGACGTGACACAGCGGCAGGTACGAGACGACGCTGTCCTCCTGCCCCAACCCGAGCTGCGCGGTGAAGGTCGCGGACCCCTCGAGCATGTTGCGGCTCGACACCAGCGCGCCCTTCGGTGCCCCCGTGGTGCCCGAGGTGTAGATGACCATCGCCGGCTCATCCGGACTGCGCGCGGCGAGCTGCGCCTTCAGCCACCCGGGCTCCCGCTCCAACAGCGCGCGCCCTTCCTCCAGGAAGTGCTCCCAGAGGCGCAGCCGTGAGTCCTCCACGCCGCGCAGGCCCCTCGGCTCGACGACGAGCACGTGCTCGACGGAGGGCGTCTCGTCGGCGACGGCGGTCACCTTGTCGTACTGCTCCTGGTCCTCGCAGAGCACCACGCGACAGCGCGCGTCGTTGAGGATGTACGCCACGTCCGCGGCGGGGTTCGTCTGGTAGATGCCCACGCCGCGCGCGCCGAGCACCTGCGCGCCCAGGTCCGTGAACAGCCACTCGGGCCGGTTGTCGCTGAGGATGGCGACCGAGTCACCGGCGCGCACGCCCAGCTCCCACAGCATCCTCGCCGTCCACCCGACGCGCTCCAGGTAGCCCTGGAAGGACAGCTCCCGCCAGATGCCCAGACGCTTCTCGCGGAGGGCCACCGCATGCGGATGCCGCTCCGCGCGCAGGTAGAGCTGGCCCGGCAGGCTCAGCGGCAACGCCGTGCTCATGCCGCCACCGCCCCGCCGACGTACGCGCTGAGCACTCGCGAGTCCTCACGCAGCGCCGAGGGCGGCCCGTTCGCGATGACGCGCCCCCTGTCCAGCACCGTCACCTGTGTGGCCAGGTCCATCACGAAGCGCAGCTCGTGACCGATGAGCACCTGTGTCACCCCCAGCTCGTGACGGATGTCGAGCAGGTGGTTGGCCATGTCCTCGGTCTCCTCCTGGTTGAGCCCGGCGGTGGGCTCGTCCAGGAGCAGCAGCTTCGGTTCCATGCACAGCGCGCGGCCCAGCTCCACGCGCTTGCGGATGCCGTAGGGCAGCACCGACACGGGCATCCACCGGTAGTGCTCCAGCGAGAGGAAGTCGATGACCTCCTCGGCCTTCTCCCGGTGACGCACCTCTTCCGCCCGAGCGCCGCGCGTCCAGAAGAGGTGACGCAAGAGCCCCGTGCGGTACTTCGGGTGTCGGCCGAGCAGCAGGTTCTCCAGCACCGTGAGGTGCTCGAAGAGCGCCAGGTTCTGGAACATCCGCGACACGCCGCGACGGGCGATCTCCGGCGGCTCCAGGCCCGTGAGCGACTGTCCCTCCAATCGCACGCGCCCCTCCATGTGACGGTGGATGCCGCTGACGCAGTTGAAGAGGCTGCTCTTGCCCGCGCCGTTGGGACCAATCACGGCGTGCAGCGCGCCGGCCTCGATGCAGAACGAGACTCCATCCAGGGCTCGCACCCCGGAGAAGGACAGGCCCACGTTGTCGAGCTCCAGCAAGGCCATGCTTCACCCTTCACGTTTCAAGACAGCCAGCGACGCTTGCGGCGGTAGCGCTTCAGCTCGTGGTAGCCGCGCTGCCCCTCGCGGCCGAAGCCCAGGTAGAACTCCTGCACGTCCGGGTCCTCGCGCAGCTTCTCGGCGGGCCCGTCCAACACCACCTTGCCCGTCTCCAGCACGTACCCGTGGCTGGCCATGCCCAGCGCCACGCGCGCGTTCTGCTCGACGAGCAGCACCGACACGCCCTCGGCGGCGATGCGCTGAATCAGCTCCGACACCTCGCCCACCGCCTTCGGCGACAGGCCCAGGAACGGCTCGTCCAACAACAACACCCGGGGCCTGCGCATCAGCCCCCGACAGATGGCGAGCAGCTGCTGCTCACCGCCGGAGAGATAGCCCGCCTTCTGTCTCCGACGCTCGCGCAGCACCGGGAAGCGCGAGTACGCGGACTCGACCAGCTCCTTGCGCGCCTGCGCGCCCATGCCGAAGCCGCCCGCGAGCAGGTTCTCCTCCACGGACAGCTCGCCGAGGATGCGTCGGCCCTCCAGCACCTGCACCACGCCCGCGTGCACGCGGCCATCGGTGGACAGGGCCAGCAAGTCCCGCCCGGACAGCTCCACCCGACCCTGGGTGATGGCGCCGTCGTGCAGGTCCAGCAGGCCGCTGATGGCGCGCAACGCGGTGGACTTGCCCGCGCCGTTGGGCCCGAGGAGGGCCACCACGCCCTGGTGGGGGACCTCCAGGGTGATGCCTCGCAAGGCACGCACCGCCGAGTGGTAGACGACCTGGAGGTTCTGCACGCGCAGCAGCGGAGGACTACTTGCTGTCATCGGCGGCCTTCGCGGCGGGCGTGCCCAGCGCCTTGGGCGGCGCGTAGCCCGCGACGACGCTCCAGCTCCCCTGGTCCAGCACGGGCTTGAGCACCCGCACCTGGAGGGCCGTCGCGTAGGGGAAGCGGGACAGGTCCACCGTCTCCGCCGTCAGTCCACCCGCGGTGGTGCGCTGGATGTTCTTGAGCGCCTTGAGGTAGCCGGCGCGCGTGACGTCCTTCGCCTCGAGGGCGGCCTTCAGCGCCTCCAACTGCACGCGGCCCTGGACGTAGGACGCCAGCGTGTAGAAG
It encodes:
- a CDS encoding DUF7003 family protein, whose product is MPSSVEAILAQWDQAAEDYVFPMLDNGYVYPVDTRLHVFADAEQWALVIEVVGYSPRALALDNALHFYGEPLNRQPGPANSDIFYPVEGVLVNADNPERVMPGLTEVSIRGQTVSLPPREDPENIVELYRSLVPVHRDLLFATEDELRSRLSPGLPKLLQLEAWHHPDLAGEERPSGSETFVQLAHVIAARDVSLYRPSRQPNTHWKNWPDGGTL
- a CDS encoding transporter, translating into MKRMLLSVLFAVLFSATGAQAQQADLRDYEAGFFVPHRGIITNMYLRHVSASGERDFSQLQAAFRATYVLKFGDLVVVPLDLSLPVVDVTVFQGNPASPSGPKTALRASGVGDVTYIPTIGYGLVQNAEDNTHTWFALTPYVTVPVGSYDSNRLVNIGANRWVVRPQLVAGQRFKKIFTAELMGSVAFQGDNDEFLIPSAEGGSKVVMSQAPSFGGIFHLGMDLSSTFFTGAGYIVEASGKRTIDTSAGELEIAKSTTVQSLRLTMGIRLEKASTLMLQFQPDVAASEGVTKSQFIGARFTHVFF
- a CDS encoding AMP-dependent synthetase/ligase, encoding MSTALPLSLPGQLYLRAERHPHAVALREKRLGIWRELSFQGYLERVGWTARMLWELGVRAGDSVAILSDNRPEWLFTDLGAQVLGARGVGIYQTNPAADVAYILNDARCRVVLCEDQEQYDKVTAVADETPSVEHVLVVEPRGLRGVEDSRLRLWEHFLEEGRALLEREPGWLKAQLAARSPDEPAMVIYTSGTTGAPKGALVSSRNMLEGSATFTAQLGLGQEDSVVSYLPLCHVAEKLFSLLLPLAVGGKVHFGEALETVQQDVAEVSPTVFLGVPRIWEKMHAVVMVKMRDASWLKRTLFETFTRLGAGIRERERTGQRRWWDALAWRVGDLLVYRPLQERLGLRRCRFPISGAAPISPELLAWYDSVGVRIYEGYGQTESAGTSHLNIPGATRLGTVGRPVPGVECRLDEDGEVLVRGSNVFLGYLNKPEATAEVRDAQGWLRTGDLGEIDADGYLRITGRKREILITSGGKNLSPERIQNALKNSPYIKEAVAIGDRRPFVTALVQVDPETVADWALRRKLAFTSYTDLTQRPEVRKLIEEEVTRANETLARVEQVRTFRLLEREMTQDAGEVTASLKVRRKAVLELHSKLVEEMYARTRE
- a CDS encoding branched-chain amino acid ABC transporter permease translates to MTQLLQLGISGLALGASYALIALGFSVVYRASRLFNFAHGELLALGAFLMTALVEVLPWWLALAASACLTGGLAALLERTVLRRMVGRPVFTTIILTLFLGLLLRAGIVIAFGTDTRGMPTPWDAMAEVQVGNATVLLSSLVSLGATTVVLVGMHALVQRTPLGVAMRAASENQEVALVLGIPVGRVLGFTWFLAGATAAVAGVFLGMFPRSVDSNLGYVALRAFPAIIVGGLESVVGAVVAAFMLGLLEVLSQAYVNPHLGAFGHNFHAVFPYAAMILFLVLRPRGLWGEHEVRRV
- a CDS encoding branched-chain amino acid ABC transporter permease → MPTRPLVIRYEDDLKLFPGLWQRAGLLLTLAVGLSYPWLVSTRWLTVGNLGLVAIVGAASLMVLTGLAGQVSLGHAAFLALGAYTAAVLGAKLGWPFWLALPLAGAVSALVGVVIGAFALRLKGLYLAIVTLGLVFLTQHVLLAYPEVTSGLSGTAVPMYWWFRDETGAAASMSTAWSVGGVRFGFERKLYFLFAGLAAFTVWLTKNLQRSDSGRAMMAVRDQDLAAEVLGVGTTQAKLQAFGVSSFLAGIAGAMFAFQQQYITVEPPFDLNLSIQYIAMIVLGGVGTVFGAVSGALAFTFLSPLAETVGGAIPFVNQLTSAQQSTVLLSLVVVLVLVLEPLGLFGVWLRVRRYFQAWPFRY
- a CDS encoding ABC transporter ATP-binding protein, whose product is MTASSPPLLRVQNLQVVYHSAVRALRGITLEVPHQGVVALLGPNGAGKSTALRAISGLLDLHDGAITQGRVELSGRDLLALSTDGRVHAGVVQVLEGRRILGELSVEENLLAGGFGMGAQARKELVESAYSRFPVLRERRRQKAGYLSGGEQQLLAICRGLMRRPRVLLLDEPFLGLSPKAVGEVSELIQRIAAEGVSVLLVEQNARVALGMASHGYVLETGKVVLDGPAEKLREDPDVQEFYLGFGREGQRGYHELKRYRRKRRWLS
- a CDS encoding ABC transporter ATP-binding protein; its protein translation is MALLELDNVGLSFSGVRALDGVSFCIEAGALHAVIGPNGAGKSSLFNCVSGIHRHMEGRVRLEGQSLTGLEPPEIARRGVSRMFQNLALFEHLTVLENLLLGRHPKYRTGLLRHLFWTRGARAEEVRHREKAEEVIDFLSLEHYRWMPVSVLPYGIRKRVELGRALCMEPKLLLLDEPTAGLNQEETEDMANHLLDIRHELGVTQVLIGHELRFVMDLATQVTVLDRGRVIANGPPSALREDSRVLSAYVGGAVAA